A region of Bacillus cabrialesii DNA encodes the following proteins:
- the cotI gene encoding spore coat kinase CotI codes for MCPLMAENQEVIEEGNSSELPLSAEDERKLTELAENVLQGWDIQAEKIDVIQGNQMALVWKVHTGSGAVCLKRIHRPEKKALFSIFAQDYLAKKGMNVPGILPNKKGSLYSKHGSFLFVVYDWIEGRPFELTVKPDLEFIMKGLADFHTASVGYQPPNGVPVFTKLGRWPNHYTKRCKQMETWKLMAQMDKEDPFSQLYLQEIDSFIEDGLRIKDRLLQSSYVPWTEQLKKSPNLCHQDYGTGNTLLGENEQIWVIDLDTVSFDLPIRDLRKMIIPLLDTTGVWDEETFHVMLNAYESRAPLTDEQKQVMFIDMLFPYELYDVIREKYVRKSALPKEELESAFEYERIKANALQQLI; via the coding sequence ATGTGTCCTTTAATGGCAGAAAACCAAGAAGTCATTGAGGAGGGGAATTCATCAGAGCTTCCTTTATCAGCAGAAGATGAAAGAAAATTAACCGAACTGGCTGAAAATGTGCTTCAAGGATGGGATATACAGGCTGAAAAAATAGACGTCATTCAGGGAAACCAGATGGCGCTTGTATGGAAGGTTCACACAGGCTCCGGCGCGGTTTGTCTGAAACGAATACACAGGCCAGAGAAGAAAGCCTTGTTTTCCATTTTCGCACAGGATTATTTAGCAAAAAAAGGCATGAATGTTCCCGGCATACTCCCAAACAAAAAAGGCAGCCTATATTCCAAGCACGGCTCCTTTCTATTTGTCGTCTATGACTGGATCGAAGGAAGGCCGTTTGAGCTGACTGTAAAGCCCGATTTGGAGTTTATCATGAAAGGCCTTGCTGATTTTCACACAGCTTCCGTCGGTTATCAGCCGCCAAATGGCGTTCCCGTATTCACCAAACTGGGGCGCTGGCCGAATCACTACACGAAACGGTGCAAACAGATGGAAACGTGGAAGCTGATGGCGCAGATGGATAAAGAAGATCCCTTCTCACAGCTTTATCTTCAGGAGATAGACAGCTTTATTGAAGACGGACTGCGCATCAAAGACCGGCTTTTGCAGTCGTCCTATGTTCCATGGACAGAACAGCTGAAAAAAAGCCCTAACCTTTGTCACCAGGATTATGGAACCGGAAATACCCTCTTAGGCGAAAACGAACAGATTTGGGTCATCGACTTAGATACCGTATCATTTGATTTGCCTATTCGCGATTTGCGCAAAATGATTATTCCTCTGTTGGATACTACGGGCGTTTGGGATGAAGAAACATTTCATGTCATGCTGAACGCTTATGAATCCAGAGCGCCATTAACTGATGAACAAAAACAAGTCATGTTTATTGATATGCTGTTTCCTTATGAGCTTTACGACGTCATTCGCGAAAAATACGTCCGCAAGTCTGCTTTACCGAAGGAAGAATTAGAGTCGGCTTTTGAATATGAACGCATAAAAGCAAACGCATTGCAGCAGCTGATTTAA
- the glgA gene encoding glycogen synthase GlgA translates to MKVLFAVSECTPFVKSGGLADVAGALPKALSQLGNEVTVMLPKYSQIPERWKKRMKKAAECTVAVGWRQQYCGIDHLAEDDVNYYFIDNEYYFNRDSLYGHYDDGERFAFFSRAVLEAAEAVNVQADIVHTHDWHTAMVNYLLKEEYKKHPFYERMKCVLTIHNLQFQGIFPPDVTHDLLGLEMDHFHYERLECNGFVNFMKAGIIAADHVTTVSPTYRNEILTPYYGEQLDQVLRYRENDVTGILNGIDDTFYHPKSDPYIEAHYDSEHLACKEENKTRLQRRMGLPERNDIPLISMVTRLTKQKGLDLVRRIMHELLEEQDIQLIVLGTGEREFEDYFRYAEFAFYEKCRAYIGFDEPLAHQIYAGSDMFLMPSKFEPCGLGQLIALQYGAIPIVRETGGLYDTVRSYQEEEGTGNGFTFSAFNAHDLKFTIERALSFYRQQDVWKSLMKAAMTADYSWEQSAKEYQRIFEHVTRSGRDVLE, encoded by the coding sequence TTGAAGGTATTATTTGCTGTGTCTGAATGTACTCCGTTTGTGAAATCAGGAGGTCTTGCCGATGTAGCCGGCGCTCTGCCAAAGGCACTTTCGCAATTAGGCAATGAAGTAACTGTGATGCTGCCGAAGTACAGCCAAATACCTGAGCGTTGGAAAAAGCGCATGAAAAAAGCGGCTGAGTGTACGGTTGCCGTCGGCTGGCGTCAGCAATATTGCGGTATTGACCATCTGGCCGAAGATGATGTGAATTATTATTTCATCGACAATGAATATTATTTTAACAGGGATTCGTTGTACGGGCATTATGATGACGGTGAACGGTTTGCTTTTTTTTCAAGAGCGGTGCTGGAGGCCGCCGAAGCTGTGAATGTTCAAGCTGATATTGTTCATACTCATGACTGGCATACAGCGATGGTCAATTATTTGCTGAAAGAAGAATACAAAAAACATCCTTTTTATGAGCGGATGAAATGCGTGCTCACAATCCACAACCTGCAGTTTCAAGGCATATTCCCTCCTGATGTCACACATGACTTGCTGGGGCTTGAGATGGATCATTTTCATTATGAAAGGTTAGAATGCAACGGATTTGTTAATTTTATGAAGGCGGGCATCATTGCGGCTGATCATGTGACAACTGTTAGCCCTACTTACAGAAATGAAATATTGACGCCTTATTATGGTGAACAGCTGGATCAGGTTTTGCGATATAGGGAAAATGACGTAACCGGCATATTAAACGGCATTGATGATACGTTCTATCATCCGAAAAGCGATCCCTATATAGAGGCGCATTATGATTCAGAGCATCTTGCATGCAAGGAAGAAAATAAAACGAGGCTTCAGAGGCGGATGGGACTTCCAGAGCGAAACGATATTCCGCTGATCAGTATGGTGACAAGGCTCACTAAACAAAAGGGCCTTGATCTTGTCCGCAGAATTATGCATGAGCTTCTTGAGGAGCAGGACATACAACTGATTGTGCTGGGCACAGGGGAACGCGAATTTGAAGATTATTTCCGGTACGCGGAATTTGCTTTTTATGAGAAGTGCCGAGCGTACATTGGGTTTGATGAGCCGCTTGCCCATCAAATTTATGCGGGCTCTGATATGTTTTTGATGCCGTCGAAATTTGAGCCGTGCGGCTTGGGGCAGCTCATTGCTCTTCAATATGGCGCCATTCCGATTGTCAGGGAGACGGGCGGCCTTTACGACACTGTCCGTTCCTATCAGGAGGAAGAGGGAACGGGCAATGGCTTTACGTTCTCTGCCTTCAATGCGCATGATCTGAAGTTTACGATTGAGAGGGCGCTGTCGTTTTATCGTCAACAGGATGTATGGAAGAGCCTCATGAAGGCCGCAATGACTGCAGATTACAGTTGGGAGCAGTCAGCGAAAGAATATCAGCGCATTTTCGAGCATGTGACAAGGAGTGGACGGGATGTTCTCGAGTAA
- a CDS encoding TspO/MBR family protein: protein MKKIVGAIAVFVITYALFSAAGYLFPIDQEWYNSLKKPDWTPSGSAIGIIWAILFALISLSAAIVYAAFSFKHAKSFWLTLLMNYVLNQAFSYFQFTQKNLLAASIDCLLVAITALILIIVTKTYSRASSYLLLPYVLWSAFATFLSFTIYSMNL from the coding sequence ATGAAAAAGATTGTCGGCGCCATAGCGGTTTTTGTGATAACATATGCGCTGTTTTCAGCCGCAGGCTACCTGTTTCCTATTGACCAAGAATGGTACAATTCATTGAAAAAACCGGACTGGACGCCAAGCGGATCTGCGATCGGCATCATTTGGGCCATCCTGTTTGCCCTGATCTCCCTTTCAGCTGCCATTGTGTATGCCGCGTTTTCATTTAAACATGCGAAAAGCTTTTGGCTTACGCTTTTGATGAACTATGTGCTGAATCAGGCATTCAGCTATTTTCAATTTACCCAAAAGAATTTGCTGGCTGCATCGATTGACTGCCTGCTTGTCGCCATCACAGCACTCATTTTAATAATCGTAACGAAAACATACAGCAGAGCCTCAAGCTATCTTCTTTTGCCTTATGTTTTATGGAGTGCATTTGCTACGTTCTTATCCTTTACAATCTATTCAATGAATCTGTAA
- the glgP gene encoding glycogen phosphorylase GlgP, with product MFSSKERFAALFLKRLEMTCGKSFKDSAKLDQYKTLGNMVREYISADWIQTNEKSRSNSGKQTYYLSIEFLLGQLLEQNLMNLGVRDVVEAGLKEVGINLEEILQIESDAGLGNGGLGRLAACFLDSLASLNLPGHGMGIRYKHGLFEQKIVDGHQVELPEQWLKNGNVWEVRNADQAVDVPFWGEVHMTEKNGRLHFRHEQATIVTAVPYDIPIIGYETGTVNTLRLWNAEPYAHYHGGNILSYKRETEAVSEFLYPDDTHDEGKILRLKQQYFLVCASLKSIVNNYRKTNKSLSGLHKRVSIHINDTHPALAVPELMRILLDEENMSWEEAWHITVHTISYTNHTTLSEALEKWPIHLFKPLLPRMYMIIEEINERFCRAVWEKYPGDWKRIEDMAITAHGVVKMAHLAIVGSYSVNGVAKIHSDILKEREMRDFHLLFPNRFNNKTNGIAHRRWLLKANPGLSAIITEAIGNEWVKQPESLIRLEPYASDPAFIEQFQTNKSRKKQELADLIFCTAGVVVNPDSIFDVQVKRLHAYKRQLLNVLHIMYLYNRLKEDSGFSIYPQTFIFGAKASPSYHYAKKIIKLIHSVAEKVNYDPAVKQLIKIVFLENYRVSMAERIFPASDVSEQISTASKEASGTGNMKFMMNGALTIGTHDGANIEILERVGSDCIYTFGLKADDVLSYQENGGYRSREYYQHDRRIRQVADQLINGFFEGEADEFESIYDSLLPHNDEYFVLKDFSSYADAQERIQADYRDRRKWSERSILNIAHSGYFSSDRTIREYAKDIWGIQPMM from the coding sequence ATGTTCTCGAGTAAAGAACGCTTTGCAGCCTTATTTTTAAAGCGTCTGGAAATGACGTGCGGAAAAAGCTTTAAAGACTCTGCCAAGCTCGATCAATATAAAACGTTGGGCAATATGGTCAGAGAGTATATCAGCGCTGATTGGATCCAGACCAATGAGAAAAGCAGGTCCAATTCCGGAAAGCAGACATATTATTTGTCAATCGAATTTCTTCTCGGTCAGCTCCTTGAACAAAATTTAATGAATCTTGGCGTTCGTGATGTGGTAGAAGCAGGCTTAAAGGAAGTCGGCATTAATTTAGAGGAGATCCTTCAGATAGAAAGTGATGCAGGTCTAGGCAATGGCGGGCTTGGGCGCTTAGCCGCATGCTTTTTAGATTCGCTCGCTTCATTGAACCTGCCGGGACACGGAATGGGCATCCGTTATAAGCATGGCTTGTTTGAGCAAAAAATTGTAGACGGACATCAGGTGGAGCTGCCTGAGCAATGGCTGAAAAACGGGAATGTATGGGAAGTAAGAAATGCAGATCAGGCTGTTGACGTGCCGTTTTGGGGCGAGGTCCATATGACAGAAAAAAACGGGCGTCTGCATTTCCGCCACGAGCAAGCTACAATCGTTACCGCCGTTCCATATGATATCCCGATTATCGGGTATGAAACGGGCACCGTTAATACGTTAAGGCTTTGGAACGCCGAGCCCTATGCGCATTATCATGGCGGCAATATTTTGTCTTATAAGCGGGAAACAGAAGCTGTTTCTGAATTTTTATATCCCGATGACACTCATGACGAGGGGAAAATTTTACGGCTGAAGCAGCAGTATTTTTTAGTATGCGCAAGCTTAAAAAGCATTGTGAACAATTACCGAAAAACAAATAAATCTTTATCCGGCCTGCATAAAAGAGTGAGCATTCATATTAATGACACCCATCCCGCGCTGGCGGTGCCTGAGCTGATGCGGATATTGCTTGATGAAGAGAACATGAGCTGGGAAGAGGCCTGGCATATCACCGTACATACGATTTCTTATACAAATCATACGACATTGTCAGAAGCGCTGGAGAAATGGCCGATTCATTTGTTTAAGCCGCTGCTCCCGCGAATGTATATGATTATTGAGGAGATTAATGAAAGGTTTTGCCGTGCGGTTTGGGAGAAGTATCCTGGAGACTGGAAACGAATAGAGGACATGGCGATTACGGCGCATGGTGTCGTCAAAATGGCTCATCTGGCTATAGTGGGCAGCTACAGTGTAAACGGCGTTGCCAAAATTCATTCCGATATTTTAAAGGAAAGGGAAATGCGAGACTTTCATTTGCTGTTCCCGAATCGTTTTAACAATAAGACGAATGGAATTGCCCACAGGCGCTGGCTGCTAAAAGCGAATCCAGGCTTATCTGCCATCATCACGGAGGCGATAGGAAATGAATGGGTGAAACAGCCGGAATCACTGATCCGCTTAGAACCGTATGCCTCTGATCCTGCTTTTATTGAACAGTTTCAAACCAACAAAAGCAGGAAAAAACAAGAGCTTGCCGATTTGATTTTTTGCACGGCGGGGGTTGTTGTGAATCCTGACAGCATATTCGACGTTCAGGTGAAACGGCTTCATGCATACAAACGGCAGCTTCTGAATGTTCTTCATATTATGTATTTGTATAACCGGCTCAAGGAGGATTCGGGATTTTCAATTTATCCGCAAACCTTTATTTTCGGGGCAAAGGCTTCACCGAGCTATCACTATGCCAAGAAAATCATTAAGCTGATCCATTCTGTCGCGGAAAAAGTCAACTATGACCCGGCAGTCAAACAGCTCATTAAGATTGTTTTTTTGGAAAACTACAGAGTTTCTATGGCCGAGCGGATTTTTCCGGCATCAGATGTAAGTGAACAAATTTCAACCGCAAGCAAGGAAGCGTCTGGTACAGGAAATATGAAGTTTATGATGAACGGCGCTTTGACGATCGGCACGCATGACGGCGCCAATATTGAGATTCTTGAGCGGGTGGGATCTGATTGTATTTACACATTCGGTTTAAAAGCGGATGACGTTCTATCGTATCAGGAAAACGGCGGCTATAGATCGAGGGAATATTATCAGCATGACCGCAGAATCAGACAGGTAGCGGATCAGCTGATCAACGGTTTTTTTGAAGGGGAAGCAGATGAATTTGAATCGATTTATGACTCGCTGCTTCCGCATAATGATGAGTATTTTGTACTGAAGGATTTCAGCTCATATGCGGATGCGCAGGAGCGTATTCAAGCTGATTATCGCGATCGGCGAAAATGGTCTGAGCGTTCGATTTTAAACATTGCCCATTCTGGTTATTTCTCCAGCGACCGCACGATCCGGGAATATGCGAAAGACATTTGGGGAATTCAGCCGATGATGTAA